A single region of the Hippopotamus amphibius kiboko isolate mHipAmp2 chromosome 6, mHipAmp2.hap2, whole genome shotgun sequence genome encodes:
- the P2RY13 gene encoding P2Y purinoceptor 13 codes for MNATVMKGFNGSERCPRDTQTAHLVFPAIYTVVFFMGILLNTLALWVFIHIPSSSTFIIYLKNTLVADLIMTFMLPFKILSDARLGPWQLRAFVCRFSAVVFYETMYVGITLLGLIAFDRFLKIIRPFGKFFVQKPAFAKVVSTLIWLFLFFLSLPNMILSNKEATPSSVKKCASLKGPLGLKWHEVVNYISQFIFWTVLVLMFLFYMVIAKKVYDSYRKSKSKDRQNNKRLEGKVFVVMAVFFVCFAPFHFARVPYTHSQTNSKTDCRLQNQLFLAKETTLFFAATNICMDPLIYIFLCKKFTKRLPCMKGRKIAASIHENHTSQSDNITLG; via the coding sequence ATGAACGCCACAGTGATGAAGGGCTTCAACGGGTCTGAGCGGTGccccagagacacacagacagcaCACCTGGTGTTCCCGGCCATCTACACTGTCGTCTTCTTCATGGGCATCCTGCTGAACACTTTGGCCCTGTGGGTGTTCATTCACATCCCCAGCTCCTCCACCTTCATTATCTACCTCAAAAACACTTTGGTGGCCGACTTGATAATGACATTCATGCTTCCGTTTAAAATCCTCTCCGATGCACGCCTCGGACCCTGGCAGCTCAGAGCCTTCGTGTGCCGTTTCTCTGCCGTCGTCTTTTATGAGACCATGTATGTGGGCATCACGCTGCTGGGGCTCATAGCCTTTGACAGGTTCCTCAAGATCATCAGACCTTTCGGAAAATTTTTCGTACAGAAACCTGCTTTTGCAAAAGTGGTCTCAACTCTCATCTGGCTCTTTTTGTTCTTCCTCTCCCTGCCAAATATGATCTTAAGCAACAAGGAAGCAACACCATCATCTGTGAAGAAGTGTGCCTCCTTAAAGGGTCCTCTGGGGCTGAAATGGCATGAAGTGGTGAATTATATTTCCCAGTTCATTTTCTGGACTGTTTTGGTCCTAATGTTTCTGTTCTATATGGTGATTGCAAAAAAAGTATACGATTCTTATAGGAAGTCCAAGAGTAAGGACAGACAAAACAACAAAAGGCTGGAAGGTAAAGTATTTGTTGTCATGGCTgtcttctttgtgtgttttgctCCATTTCATTTTGCCAGAGTCCCATATACTCACAGTCAAACCAACAGTAAGACTGACTGTCGATTGCAAAATCAACTGTTTCTAGCTAAAGAAACAACTCTCTTTTTTGCAGCAACTAACATTTGTATGGATCccttaatatatatattcttatgtaaaaaattcacaaagagGCTACCATGTATGAAAGGGAGAAAGATCGCAGCATCCATCCATGAAAACCATACAAGTCAGTCAGACAACATAACCCTAGGCTGA